The DNA sequence ctaattaaacagcttGATCAtaacacagatgcaccttgtgctggggacaataaaaggccactctaaaatgtgcaattttgtcacacaacacaatgccacagatacctcaggttttgagggagcgtgcaattggcatgctgactgcaggaatgtccaattGAGCTTTTGCCAGAAAattgaatattaatttctctaccatcgttttagagaatttggcagtatgtccaacaggcctcacaaccacagaccacatgtagccaagccagcccaggacctcacctgcgggattgtctgagaccagccacccggacagctcaTTAAACCTTTTTATTTTTGAAAACCTTAGACTTTCTGCACAAACGGTTAGAAACCATCTAAGGGAACATCATCTGCatgcttgtcatcctcaccagggtcttgacctgactgcagttctacGTCGTAActaacttcagtgggcaaatgttcaccttcgatggccactggcacgctggagaagtgtgctcttcatggatgaatcccggtttcaattgTACCGGGAAAATGGCAGACATGTGGGCgaatggtttgctgatgtcaagttGTGAGCCGAGTACCCCAtgatggcagtggggttatggtatgggcaggcataaactacggagaAACGAATGAAATGGCATTTTATTATTGGCAATTTGAGTGCAGATATACCACgatgaggcccattgttgtgccattcattgtgttcagtgtatatacCCCATCAGGACCCTGAAATAAGCTTGTTTTATGCCATTGTTAAACATGGTTAATATCTTTTCATATTATGGATATTTGTTCCTTGCACCCATAGCCGTCTATGAATGGGTTTACATTTCCCCAGCACCATGACTGAGTGGATGGCTGCTTTATCATTTCAACCGCAGATTGGCCTAAATTTCAAGTGCCAAATTTATGAATATCAGTCTAACTCGGCTGTTAGATAAAACATGCATTTTACCTAGTTATTCCCCATGAATCCACAATCCTATGGGAGCGTTATGGCAGACAAAGCACTTGCCATTTGCTTATTcttgagacagcctacagggaggtcagacctggcagtgtgttgccGGGACAAcctcagcaagacaaaggagctgatcgtggactacaggaaacggagggccgagcacacccccatgcATTGCTGGGGATgttgtggagcaggtcgagagcttcaagttccttggtgtccacatcagtaaactatcatggtccacacacgtTGAAAAGGGCACACCTCTTCAGGCTGAAGAGATTTGGCATTGGCCTTCAGATACTGAAgctctacagctacaccattgagagcatcttgactggctgcatcaccactcggtatggcaactgctcagcatccaaCCGCAAGGCGCTAAAGAGTAGCGCTtatggcccagtacataactTGGGCTAAGCTCcctgccatcaaggacctctaacccaggcggtgtcagaaggccttaaaaattgttgactccagccacccaaatcCCAGTTCTGATAACAGGGAACACTAATGCacaaagtctggaaccaacaagatACTGCACAGCTCCTACCCACAAGCAGTCCAACTGCTAattagttaaccaatagctagaTGATCTGCATTCACCTTTTTTTGCCCTCTTGACATGTCACCATTCAGTCCATTGACAAGTCACTTATCTACTTCAATTCCTtaatacccctgcacatcaacctGGTACCATGTCTCTGGCCAGGTTATGGTTAGTTATTTCTCTCCACTGTTGGGAACAGCACATAAGCAAGCAGTTCAGTTAGCCCACACCTGTTCACAAAGCATGTGAAACATTTGATTAGTTGTCACTTCAAACAGCCAACCGAGCAAGTCAGAATTATATTATCCCTATAAAATGTCTAGCAATGACACATCTATAACCCTAATGTAGCCATTATGTGTAGTCAATTATTGTGCAGAGGCCTTAACTAGTCAGTTTCCACCACATAAAGTAAAAATTCACAAATGTTGTCGTCAAATAATGTTTTTATTATTGAAAAACAGGAAGTGCCAGACACGAACACGCCCAGTCAGCCTCCATTTtaatcctcctcttcctcatcagcTCCCCCAGCACCACCCTGGCCCTTCTTGGCATTCTTTCTCTTGACACGGCCGGGGCGTCCGCCACCGTATGGTGAACGCAGGGAGAAGTCAATGTGCTTCTGGCTGTCCAGGCGCACCACGAAGGAGGGGATGTTGACCACCTGCTTGCGCACactggagggagaaaggagaccTCAATGAGTGGTTTTGTTCCACCCCACTTAATAGCAGACAAATAACCATCTAGATGGGAATAGTTTGACATCAATGACAGGCCTCATTCACGAGGAATTCTTGACACCACAGGAAGTATGAATATTAATTTTAATCATCGGCCTGCCTGATGAGGTAAAGTACTCTTACCAAACTAAATTGAAGACCATGCGATTGCCTTACAAGTCAAATACACTTGATAGTTTGCCGTGACCATTAGCACATATCTGCCCGAGGTGCAATCCTCCATACATTACCTGTCAGCAAATAAGAGAGTAGCAGTCTGCCTCTCGCTTGGTTCTGGGCAGTCTTATAGACAAGGTATACAGTCTGTTACTGCATTGACCTTGCTGAAATGTTAAACCACGCTCAGGGATGAGCTATCGTTTGTGAGGCCCTCTAAGGATTGAGAAAGTAACTTGTGAGTTGTGCAGTTTCAACTCATAATAGTTAACTGAACAGTTAGTGTAGGCATGTGAGAAGTTTAGAAATGTACATGTTACAAATGGTTTAACAACCAGTCACAAGTTCATCATCGAGTCTATTTAAAATAACAGACCAGTGTAATGCTCAACCGACTTGTACTTTCTAGCATGGCCATCTCCAACAGCTTACCGGATGTGCCTCTGGCGGATGAGAACGCGGGCGTGGTGGATGCTCTTAGCAAGGCCCAGCTTGAAGACCTGCGTCTGGAGCCTCCTCTCCAAGAAGTCCTCCACCTTCAGGCCCAGGATGTAATCGAGCTTCATCTTGCCCTCATCCAGCACCCCAATTCTCACCAGACGCCTGAGCAGGGCGTTACCTAGGAGACAGGATGCAGCAATTCAGTCACTGATCACAACATAGGGCCATCTAATATGGCCCTAATCAGGGACTGTTTGAGACCTGGAACCCCAGGTGGGAGCAATTAATTCAGGTAGATCAGAACCAGCAGTAATCTGGACCTCTTAGGGTAAAATCTGAATATCCCCGATTTAAGGCATCTGGAAATCTGACTGACGGCCTCATTCACGAGGAATTCCTGACACCACAGACAATCTGAATATCGAATATTTAAATCATTGGCCGATATCTCACTAGCTAACAGCTCAAAGGACTTTTACGAACAGTCAAAATATAGCTCACAGAACCATCTAGCTGTGGTGTACCTTCAAAAAGACGCTTGGGGTCCTTCTCATCCAGAGTGAGCAGCTCTCTGGCGGCCTTGCGAATCTTGGCCAGGGTGAACTTCACCCTCCACACCTCACGCTTGTTCCTCAGACCATACTCCCCTGAGAGAGATTAAAAGTaacttactttaaaaaaaatacatggtATTTAGAGACCAGCAGATTCAATATAAATCAAAACCTGCTATTTGCACACATACCGATAAGTTTAAGCTCCTGGTCGAGACGAGACTTCTCGAAGGGGCGGCGGGGGGTGACGTATGTCTTGCGACAAACCCAACTCCTGGCAACGGGCATGGTGGATCAAAGTGCCTGAGGAATATAAGAATTGATATGGCTGTTCAGTTCCAACATTGCGATTACACAAGTGGTTATACTGAATTTCAACCCATGTTGATTATTCTGCAGACCATCTTAAGTCACACATTAACACTTAACGTGTTTAATAAGGCAAGTATGTTATTAGCAAAATATAAGTACATTTAATTTTATGGATCAGGGTTAGTTTACTGACAGGCTCCGACAGTGGTACTTCGTAACTTGGCTGGCGAAACCAAGTGGGAACTTGTTAGCTATTTAACTAGCGTCATCGGATTCATATAAATCGACAATTTATAGTAAGGATTTCCCCCCCACCTATACAACTGCAAATTGTTAATGTAGTTTGATAAAGTGTAAAGGTTTTGAGAAGATGCAGAGACATCTACAGCACAGTAACGTAAAGGCCTCACCGGCGATATGTCactcttgctagctagctaacgttagcgtgcTAACCACGTTGTACAGTGTGTGGACGACTGACATGACCGAATAAGGCAGAAGTTAAGCCAAACATATACAAAATATGTTGGTCGGTGTAACCGAAATGCACAACTAAACGTATAAATACCGTACTTCTCAAAATTGCGACCCTACTTCTATGGAAAAACAAGACAGACTAAAGCGCATAATACGTTATTACCTGTCTTCCACAGGCCAGTACGATAAAGAGGAAGTCAAATTGGATCTCTCCATTATTTATATGGAACCCGCGAACTACATTTCCCAAAAATATGTGACGACCCGACTTCAAAGCAGCAATTGGTGAAATACCTCCATCTGTTGTTCAACTTTGTTCGTCAAACTAAAACCGATTCGACTTGCTGAACAAGAACAACTAACTTTTCAAACAACTATCTAGTCTAGTGTACTACACAGAATGAACGTTGGATCACCTAGGTATGCCATGTATTATTTTGTGAGCTGTTGTGTAGGTCTCTGTTCGGTTATTGAACATAGTTTAGAAAATATCTTTAAAAATGTGTAACGTTATGTGTATTAGCCCGGCATCCTATGTCcgggctgtgtctgtgtgtgtgtgtgtgtgtgtgtgtgtgtgtgtgtgctactggGAGACAGAAAGCAGAGATGTATACACAACAAATGGACCAGAGTGTGTGGattcattcattttttttgtaagggtAGCGAATGCTTTTAGAAAAGTGATAGCCTACTAACCACCACACCCACTCAAACGACATGTTGCATGTGCACTCACAACAGAAGAGCGTGCATATGGTACCTAGTAGTAGCTAATTGAccgattgagagagagggggtggaggtggcagagagagagagagagagggggtggaggtggcagagagagagagagagaggggggaaaagtggaggtggcagagagagagagggggggtggaggtggcagagagagagagagagggggtggaggtggcagagagagagagggtggcagagagagagaggggggtggaggtggcagagagagagagagaggagagagaggaggtggcagagagagagagagagagagaggggggaggaggtggcagagagagagagagagagggggtggaggtggcagagagagagagagaggtggcagagggagagagggggtggaggtggcagagagagagagagagagggggggggtggaggtggcagagagagagagagggggggtggaggtggcagagagagagagagagagggggggtggaggtggcagagagagagagagagagggggggtggaggtggcagagagagagagagaggggggtggaggtggcagagagagagagaggggtggaggtggcagaggtggcagagagagaggggggtggaggtggcagagagagagagggggtggaggtggcagagagagagagagagggggtggaggtggcagagagagagagagactatttaTAACACCCTGAAACGGGACCCTTTacatgtgtttctgtctgtcaggCCGACCAACTGACAGgctgacagacacacagcagtGTTCTTTCTAACTTCTCTGCCATATCCTGTCCTCCTACCTAGACAGGTTGACTGTTTCTTAGTTTAGGgagtttgtttttattttttaaagctgAGAGGTTGACTGTAGACAGTTATCCTTCTGACTTTACAGCTCTTCCTCTCATTCACTTGGACCTTCTGTGTTTTCATCACTTGGATTCTACTCTCTCTTCTTAGATTTTCCTGCCTTGTTTTTTTTCATCTCCTCTGAACATAacatcctctccctttcccccttcatcctctcttgtcctcccatCTCCCCACCGTTCCCTCTGTCCTGGTGGTTTTCGGGCTATGCACCATGCTCTCTTCTCCTACAATGATTCTTCAGCCTTACGGACTGCCCGTCTATCCCCAGGGTGCCCAATGTTACCCCAGCCTAGTACAGGTaatctacctctgtctctctccttgttcctACCATGTTTTAGGCCGGGTGTGTAGCATTGGATGTCTTTTCTTAGTACTCTGTCAGTAGACCCAGAGCCACATACAGAGATCAGCAAACTATCCTGCATAGCTGTTGGTGTGAACATGGGCCCCCATTGAATTCTGTATACATGGCTCTCATCTCAAGCGTCATTGAGATAGTTTGGTTTTGAGTCACTGGATATGCTGAATCACATTCAGATTAAATGTATTCAGGCCCAGTATTACACATTATAAATGATACTGtttgtcatgatgatgatgatagcagTGGTTTATTGAACTAGATTTCTAAATGATGATGTTTAGTTCAGAGTAGTTCACAGCTTAATGGTGTGGTTGTTCACAGCAACTGGTTGCCAGTGTAGATTTGTGTCATGAGATTGCAAACAGCTGCATCTAGGCCTAAATACTGTTGATAGGGCCAAACCCATTTGTTTTAATTGCAATGACACACTGGCAGTTATATTTAATCTGCAGCTCTCAGTGGTGCCAGCAGGTGgttttgttattgtgtgtgtgtgtgtgtgtgttccgtgagTCCCTGATAACCCGTTGGTGAATGCCAGCACAGATATGATGTGTGTCTGGAATCTGTCTtccttgtctctctgtgtcacaGCCCCTGTATTTTTAGCCTGTTCCTTGAAAAGTAgattaacacagagagagaaggctcCCATGTCATGCAGATAAGGGGGACACTGATATCCTGATAGTGTGTAGCCTAAGTAGGGGATGAGGACCAGTGTACTGTGCTATGATCAGAACATACCAGCGGAGTAAAATGTCTGACGATCTGTGTTTGTGATCATATTACCTGTtccatattactgtactgtatgtaatatacactaagtgtacaaatcATTagcaacacattcctaatattgagttgcacccccttttgccctcagaacagcctcaatttgtcaggacatggactctacaaggtgtcaaaagcattccacagggatgttggcccatgttgtctccagtgcttcccacagttgtgccaaaTTGACTGGATGTGTTTTGGGTGgtcgaccattcttgatacacatgggaaactgttgagcgtgaaatcCAGCGGCCTTGCGGTTCTTGACCCACTCAAAcctgtgcacctggcacctactaccataccccgttattaaatattttgtcttgcccattctccctctaaatggcacaccgatacaatccatgtctcagttgtcccaaggcttacaaatccttctttaatctgtcttctccccttcatttacactgactTAAGTggttttaacaggtgacatcaataaggtagcatagctttcgcctggattcacctggtcagtctatgtcacagaaagatgttttgtacactcagtgtaaacatACTGAATAGAGTAGaccatagggtgtgtgtgtgtttgtctgtgcgtTTGTATCCTCTGCTTTATGAGCCCTCTTAAAGGGCACATCAGCAGTTTCCTGTCATCTTCGGAGTGTAAATCCTCCAGCAGCTGTCCCAGCAACCACCTGTCTCAGAGCCGGTGACCTTTGACCCTAAGACATGACAGCTGAATAgggggaggaaggacagaggggaACAAATGGCAATCAAAAATAAAGTTGAGAGATACTGTGTATAATGTTTGTTTGCTGACAATGTAATACTGTACTGGGAGtgggagacaatgagagagagtgtgtgaaggTGGCCAGTGCTAATATCAAATAGATTCTATTATCTCCCCCTGTCAGACACTCTCCATGTATGGTGTGAGCTTGGGAAGGTCAGATATTGGGGGGTGAGGTGGGGCGGGGGACACAATACAGGCATGTGTGTCGGTGTTGACATGTCCTCTAACATGGCCcagttactgtgtgtactgattGCCAGGATCTGCCATGTGAAAGCTAAAAGGACAGTTTCTGAATTATTATGCGTCAACCCTGGAATAAACCCAGATATACAACACACATGCCTTCCAATATTAGCAGACAGGATGCAGAGTAGTACATGTAAAAACATGTTATCTTTAAAGGTTTTACTATGATTTTTTTACATGGTTGTTGTTTTGGCCCATTTGAAAGCACTATGTAAGATGATGTGCTAAATGACTAACCTTGTAAATGATATGCCTGTAAATCTATTCTAGAGACCTAATACATTCTAGATGGTATCAGTCTCACTCCTGACCATCTCCCAGTGGAATTTCTAAAGTAAGAATTCAGAGGTATAGGAGGAACACCTGTGTGGTCTGTCAAGAGAAATCAGGTTCTTTGTACTGAAACCCCTGATGTTTGATAGGACGAATCTGAGACCTGCACAGACAAGGTGTTCCCTTTCCACTCCTAGTGAACTAAGATAGTATATCTTATAttcaacattacatttacatgttagtcatttagcagatgctcttatccagagtgacttagtgagttcattcatcttaagatagcaagGTGGGACAACCGCACATCACTGTCATAGCAACTACGTTGATCCTCAATAAATtaagttatcagcaaagtcagtgctagtaggaaaagacaagtgCGAGTGTTAGTTCATATCTTAGTATAGTAAGACCTTTGATGCTGCGGTTTTACCTGCAGTAGCCACACTGTCTTCTTAGACCTATGAAAATGTAGGACACTCTCCCTGCGTTACGTATCAGAATCAGCTGATCATACAAGGTTTAAATGATCGGATCAGCTTTCATACCTTCCTCCACTTCGCCCTCTTCAATTTCACCATCAGTCCTATCTCGCCCCATCCGATGAGTGCAACAGCTgatggacagatagagagggggaggaggaggaggaggagaggttggagagaacaacatgaatttgtatTAAATTACAGCCAGTCTGGCATATAGGCCTTCAGACCTTGTGACACTTACTATGTTTACAACTGAAAAGGACAACATAAAAATCTACTAATGGCTCTGCCAATGTTATGGTTGACCTCTGGTCAGTTTCAGAGTAGAGATATAAGGGTTTATTAATGTGCTTTAATGTGAAAGATATAAAACTACCCAAATGTTTCCGGCCTGCTTTTGTCTCTTCAAAGAGTCTGGTCAAAAAGAAGGTATTGGAATGATATGAATATTTACAAGGCATAGGAATATTTAAAAGCCAATACATCAGCAATTACAGGGTAATAATAAGGATAGTATTCTTAGAGGTGACCTTTTAGTGGGCAAGTTGAAGTACGGCTACAGTATTAGCTTTTAATGTAGAAATTACACATTTTTGTGTAGCTCTCCTAAGTTTTTAGTGTGTTTctgtgaggagggggaggtggttaAAAGTTATTGACAGGTACAAATGACCACAGCTGGCATAGCCCCCCCAGCTCCCCCTGCTCCCAGAACTCCTGTCATGCGATTGGTGGTTAAGTAGAACTTATGGTGTAGTGGGCGGGTGGAAGCTGGCATTAAAACATGTGGCAGTTGTTGGACAATGTACCAGAGAATCAGATATGCAGTGACGGGGTAAGACAAGCATCTATTCTCCTGTTGTGTCTGTGTCACCACGATCACTTTTCATTGTGTGAGAATTGGTCACGTCACTGTGTGAACTCTGCTTTCTTGCTGTTTATTTTTGGTACATTGAAGAAACAATGGATTGGAATGGATTTGGTACATTGATTAGATGATCATGATGATGTTGAAGGTATTAGTCTGGGATCAGTTTCGTGCGGAGTTGATATTTCATTACAATTAAGTGTTTGTAGGTGCACTGTTTCGGCATAAGTGGTAAAGTATTGGATATTTGCCAGATACTCTTTTCCAAAGGATGCTGAATCCTGAATGAATACTCAAAAGGAATAGTATACGTATCATAGtgagctgtactgtaggtatgagTCTGTTGTGTGGATCTTTCTTAAGGTCCTCTAGTTTTGTACCAGCTGTGCATATCTAAACTGCCCAGCACCACTCAACCATTAGACATTTCCCAGGTGATATTTTAGACTCAAAAACTCAGAGAATATGACTTTTATGAAGCCTGATGTCTTTGTGCTTACATTAGAGATGATTCTATGGGCAGTCACACATTGTCAATGAATGTATGCTGTGAATCTATCTATTTTTAATGTAATTAATGAATATGTGGTGATagtatttttttcttattttttttcttatAACAAGAGTCAAACTCACTATTACAATTTCAATATGGTTTATCCTACAGCTAGGTTGGATAGATACTATGACAATGTTATTTTGATTGATTATTGAGTGATTCTCTTCTCTCATTCAATCCCAGGGAGGCCCTGGGCAGGAGGCCTGCCCCGGCAGTGGTGACCCCACCCTCCCCCAGGTCTATGCCCAGCCTCCCTCATACCCTCCACCAGGACAAGCTCCTCCCACACCTGCAGGCAGACTTCCTCCTCTAGACTATAGttctgcccaccccaactcagagTACCAGGAGCATCACCAGCTCAGAGTCTATCAGGGCCCGCAACACGAAGGGGCTGACACTCTGGCAGCCATTAGCACGGTAAGAACAACAtgatagcctggaggtgtgggaCTATAGAAGTAGTGtccaggaaagatagagagacagagatactttGTAATCAAGATATGTagctactgtatgtgtatatgggGGAATCACATGTTGTTTGTAACCTATTTCTATGAGGGGATTTTATTCTAATCAACAACAACATGTCATACAAAGTTTGAGGAAATTCTTTGTCGGTaacatggaacacacacacacagaggaccctGCTACTTCTATGTTTAGCTCCCCAACTCCACTCCTGTGCCCATGTAGGGGCATCTCCTCTGGCACCCAGCAGAGCAGATAGGGCAGCTGAGAGGAGATTAATTTTTGAAAGTgaatcccccccatctctctctctctctttccctctcccattTATCTGGAAATAGAGCAGGTAACCCCAAAGCCGTTAACATGCAGTATGTCTGTGTAAGATCATGCACTGGGTTACTGGTAGGGGGTCGGGGTAAAGAATGTTGAGAAAGGAGAAGTTAAAAACACAGGAGAATGGAACAACACAGTATGTAAATGTAGGAttataatttaaatgtattttggaaTATTGTATGGCATGTTATTAGGTAAGTTATCAGGGTTCAATGTAATATTTCCtacta is a window from the Oncorhynchus tshawytscha isolate Ot180627B linkage group LG03, Otsh_v2.0, whole genome shotgun sequence genome containing:
- the rps9 gene encoding 40S ribosomal protein S9 — translated: MPVARSWVCRKTYVTPRRPFEKSRLDQELKLIGEYGLRNKREVWRVKFTLAKIRKAARELLTLDEKDPKRLFEGNALLRRLVRIGVLDEGKMKLDYILGLKVEDFLERRLQTQVFKLGLAKSIHHARVLIRQRHIRVRKQVVNIPSFVVRLDSQKHIDFSLRSPYGGGRPGRVKRKNAKKGQGGAGGADEEEED